In Acidisarcina polymorpha, the DNA window TCCCTTTGACAAGAGTTCCATCGCCCGCCGCCTCTGCCAGGTGGAGAGTCCGCCACGATGTACCTTTTCGTCCCTCGGCCGGGAGCTCCAAAGATGAACTAAATGTGAGCAAAAGAGCATCACAAAATGATTCATGAAGGTGGACGAGAAGAGAGATGGGGCCTCGATGCAGGGAATGATAAGGCTCGTGAGCTGGACAAAGACCGGAGAATCAGTCAGATCCCCATGGCATTCAATGGAGAGCCGAGGCAGCCCGTTCGCGTCAGTGAAGTCGTTGAGTGTTGTCCGCGGAAGATGAAACTGCACGGAATCGCACGCATGAGCCACCTCAGGTGAAAGTGCATCGTCAGCATCGAAGCTGAGGTTTTCGGCAGTGTCGATCTTGGGATCGGAAGAAACATCAAGCAGCCACCGTTGTTGCACGCGGACAGGGTTGAGATGGACCGTGACGACCAGCCTTGGCAGATGAACGTAGTCAACCGAAGCATTTGTCGTTCGGGCGTGAGGCAATAGAGGTATCACCGCCGTTCTGCCGCGCTTCTCTGATGTGGGCGGGGTATACATGCTGTCTGCGATTGAAGGGAGCGGGCTCCCTGGAACGTTTGTGTAGGGCTGTGGGTTGCGTCTGTCATTCATGTCCGCTACCGCCTTCATGTGCTTCTGCAATTGATAATACGACCAGTCGTACTCAGAAACCATGAAAAGGAATTACCCATTCGTGGGGGGTCCTTTAGGGTGTTTCCTCCTTTTTTTCGCGATTCGACGATCAAGCGACAGCCAATCTGTTGACAGGCAAGAGGTTCCAACGATGCGAACCGCCCGAGATTCGCTGAACAATCGTTGGAGATCGGAGCCTAATGCCTCACGGATACCTTTCGGGCCTGTTCCGCTAAAAGCCGAGTGGCTTCGACAAGAGAACTTCGGCGTATGTCAGTTAGCGTTGCGGTAGTCGATTGCACACAGATTCATTTGCATTTGGAGGATCACTATGCGCAGAAGAGAGAACACCTCATCAGCCGGACGCCGGATCTTATGTGTGGATGACGATCTTGTATGCCTTCAGCTCCGTCAGACTCTTCTTGAAAGTAACGGGTACGCCGTGATCATCTCCGATCGACCGTTCGAGGCTTTGAAGCAAGACTTCGACGCTGTCGACCTAGCTCTTGTGGATTACGACATGCCTGAGATGAATGGCAGAGAGTTGCTGCTCAGAATGCGCGCGTCAAACGCGACATTCCCCATTGTTCTCCTGAGCGGACAAGGCTATACGTTGCCGGTCGAGGTGCGGGTCCTCTTCTCAGCTTGCATCGATAAGGGCGCGCCGGTACGAGAGATGCTCGAAATCATCGAGCGGTTTCAGACCCAGGGAGACGCCGAGGATTGGGGTTAAGCAGGGAGCATTCGGCTTTCAGACCTGCATTGCAGGTCGGTTTACATGCCAACCAGCACAGGAGCAGCGACAGGTGGCCTCAGCTTCGCTATGATTGCACTGTAAACGGAGTGCCATGGCAAACACCGGAACTCGCGAGAAGATCATAGAGGCAGCGTATCTCCGATTCTATGAGTTCGGATACAACGGCACGAGTGTGCAAGACATAGTCGATCTGGT includes these proteins:
- a CDS encoding helix-turn-helix domain-containing protein, which codes for MNDRRNPQPYTNVPGSPLPSIADSMYTPPTSEKRGRTAVIPLLPHARTTNASVDYVHLPRLVVTVHLNPVRVQQRWLLDVSSDPKIDTAENLSFDADDALSPEVAHACDSVQFHLPRTTLNDFTDANGLPRLSIECHGDLTDSPVFVQLTSLIIPCIEAPSLFSSTFMNHFVMLFCSHLVHLWSSRPRDEKVHRGGLSTWQRRRAMELLSKGTYDDVKLAVIAKECRLSVSHFARSFKKSFGLPVHRWVIAQRVDHAKQLLLNSNESLIEIAFQAGFCDQASFNRTFAKLTGTSPGRWRRDFKV
- a CDS encoding response regulator encodes the protein MRRRENTSSAGRRILCVDDDLVCLQLRQTLLESNGYAVIISDRPFEALKQDFDAVDLALVDYDMPEMNGRELLLRMRASNATFPIVLLSGQGYTLPVEVRVLFSACIDKGAPVREMLEIIERFQTQGDAEDWG